A window from Myxocyprinus asiaticus isolate MX2 ecotype Aquarium Trade chromosome 37, UBuf_Myxa_2, whole genome shotgun sequence encodes these proteins:
- the LOC127427715 gene encoding ubiquitin carboxyl-terminal hydrolase 48-like isoform X3: MAPRLQLEKAAWRWAETVKPEDITHEHIEIAYRIAVPACKRGACRRNCKGNPNCLVGIGEQSWLGEIDENAFHNIDDPNSERRDKNTFVGLTNLGATCYVNTFLQVWFHNLELRRALYIFQNSRAEGHNTDSNYEPRTICEHLQYLFALLQNSNRRYIDPSGLVKALGLDTGQQQDAQEFSKLFLSLLEDTLSKQKDPNLQNVIQQQFCGQFSYVTVCNKCGRESPLPSRFYELELNIQGHKNLTECITEFLKEEKLDGDNCYFCESCQSKQNATRRIKLQSLPRTLNFQLMRFVFDRQSGHKKKLNTFISFPEVLDMGPFLEGKEEKCMYELSAVLIHRGVSAYSGHYIAHVRDAHTNDWYKFNDEEIEKMEGKKLQLGIEEDIAETAKSQTRKPKCSKGYHCSRNAYMLVYKRQTEEGDQTETTVEVPAFLQQLVDQDNKKFEEWCNEMADMRKQSVDKGKAKHEEVKELYELLPAEDDQSYEFVPLEWLKKWLDDSTAIKEIDNSHFLCSHGKLHPDKIGETKRISLKAAQVLFNRYGGGPRLDRSSLCRECVAQRCRVLRLKNQLNEDYREVTNLSKASLKSDESGFWIGKASLRSWRQLALDQLEEDEEETKHNNSKVNGEKTNSPAAKADGGKGDKEEGDGEEMKNFNEDILCHHGGLSILESERRLVSTEVWNKLRMYFPRAPEFTHHHEPCQQCMDTEVLYIVPLYFVDEWRKFIRRPAKSNPVSSVGNSILLCPHGGFMFTYDSMLHGDAQHIALLWPAEWDLISRMFLVDQAISICRIHDRTQDNGNVQYKTQPDLCRECREGFIFQQQRDMREYAQATVYIRKVIDKKTMIKESAPEFSVSGSDVEDERDEPKIDGEKDPDFSESEVGAKRQKLDETVYLSTAVMTVSAKSSIRRSTRHRKLRGEKALIVSANQTLKELKIQIMHAFSVAPFDQNLSIEGRCLTDDSATLGSLGVIPESIICLKADEPIADYAAMDDVYQVCMPEEGFKGTGLLGH; this comes from the exons ATGGCACCTCGATTGCAGCTGGAAAAAGCTGCTTGGCGTTGGGCAGAGACAGTCAAACCTGAGGAcatcacacatgaacacattgAAATAGCATATAGAATTGCAGTGCCAGCGTGCAAGAGAGGGGCATGCAG GAGGAACTGTAAAGGGAATCCAAACTGTCTAGTTGGTATTGGGGAACAGTCCTGGTTGGGTGAAATTGATGAAAATGCCTTCCACAACATCGATGACCCAAATTCAGAGAGACGAGATAAG AACACATTTGTAGGCCTGACGAATCTTGGGGCGACTTGTTATGTGAACACTTTCCTCCAGGTGTGGTTCCACAATCTTGAGCTCCGCAGAGCCCTTTATATTTTTCAGAATTCCAGAGCAGAAGGGCACAACACAGATTCAA ATTATGAGCCAAGGACGATATGTGAACATCTACAGTATCTGTTTGCATTACTACAGAACAGCAACAGACGATATATCGACCCCTCTGGGCTGGTGAAGGCTCTTGGGCTCGACACAGGGCAACAGCAG GATGCTCAGGAATTCTCCAAACTATTCCTTTCACTTCTAGAGGACACACTATCAAAGCAGAAAGACCCAAACCTCCAAAATGTCATccagcagcagttctgtggacagttTTCATATGTTACAGT ATGCAACAAGTGTGGACGTGAGTCTCCACTACCATCTCGATTTTATGAACTGGAACTGAACATTCAAGGACACAAAAATCTCACAGAGTGCATCACAGAGTTTCTGAAG GAGGAAAAGCTAGATGGTGATAATTGTTACTTTTGTGAGAGCTGTCAGAGTAAACAGAATGCCACACGGCGAATCAAGCTCCAGAGTCTTCCCCGCACACTCAACTTTCAGCTCATGCGCTTTGTTTTTGATAG GCAAAGTGGGCACAAGAAGAAGCTGAACACCTTCATTAGTTTTCCAGAAGTTCTTGACATGGGACCGTTTTTGGAAGGAAAAG AGGAGAAGTGCATGTATGAGCTCAGTGCAGTGTTGATTCACCGTGGCGTGAGCGCGTACTCTGGCCACTACATTGCTCATGTTAGAGACGCTCATACCAACGACTGGTACAAATTCAACGATGAGGAGATCGAAAAAATGGAGGGCAAGAAACTACAGTTGGGCATTGAGGAAGACATTG ctGAAACTGCCAAATCCCAAACCCGAAAGCCAAAATGTAGCAAAGGCTATCACTGCTCGAGGAACGCTTATATGTTAGTGTACAAACGTCAGACAGAGGAAGGTGATCAAACGGAAACAACCGTTGAAGTACCAG CTTTTCTACAGCAGCTGGTGGACCAGGACAACAAGAAGTTTGAGGAATGGTGCAATGAAATGGCAGACATGCGAAAACAGAGCGTTGACAAAGGCAAAGCCAAACATGAGGAGGTGAAGGAGCTCTACGAATTGTTACCCGCTGAGGACG acCAGTCTTATGAGTTTGTGCCTCTGGAATGGCTGAAGAAATGGCTTGATGACTCCACGGCCATCAAGGAAATTGACAACAGCCATTTCCTGTGTTCCCATGGCAAACTGCACCCAGACAAGATCGGTGAGACCAAAAGAATATCCCTGAAGGCTGCCCAGGTCCTCTTCAACCGTTATGGAGGAGGTCCCAGACTAGACC GGTCCTCTCTCTGCCGAGAATGTGTTGCTCAGCGATGTCGAGTGCTCAGACTGAAAAACCAACTGAATGAAGATTACAGAGAGGTCACAAATCTTTCCAAAGCCTCTTTGAAAAG TGATGAGTCGGGATTCTGGATCGGGAAGGCCTCTCTAAGAAGTTGGAGGCAGTTGGCATTAGACCAGCTGGAGGAGGATGAGGAAGAAACCAAACACAATAACAGCAAAGTTAATGGAGAGAAAACCAACAGCCCAGCAGCTAAAG CAGATGGAGGTAAAGGAGATAAGGAAGAAGGGGATGGTGAAGAGATGAAAAATTTTAATGAAGACATTCTCTGTCATCACg GTGGTTTGAGTATACTCGAGTCTGAAAGGCGCCTGGTTTCTACTGAAGTGTGGAATAAACTGCGAATGTATTTCCCCAGAGCTCCAGAGTTCACACACCACCACGAGCCCTGTCAACAGTGcatg GACACAGAAGTTCTGTACATTGTGCCACTTTACTTCGTGGATGAATGGAGGAAATTTATCAG GAGGCCAGCAAAGAGCAACCCAGTGTCCAGTGTAGGGAACAGTATCCTGCTTTGTCCTCATGGAGGCTTCATGTTCACTTATGACTCCATGCTGCATGGTGATGCCCAACA TATAGCTCTTCTCTGGCCTGCTGAATGGGATTTGATCAGCAGAATGTTTCTTGTGGACCAGGCCATCTCCATATGTAGGATTCATGACAGAACTCAAGACAATGGCAATGTGCAATACAAGACTCAGCCAG ATTTGTGTCGAGAATGCAGAGAGGGCTTCATATTCCAGCAACAGAGGGATATGCGGGAGTATGCACAGGCCACGGTTTACATTAGAAAAGTCATTGACAAGAAAACG ATGATTAAGGAATCTGCCCCTGAGTTCAGTGTGAGTGGGTCAGATGTTGAGGATGAAAGAGACGAGCCAAAGATTGATGGAGAGAAAGATCCAGACTTCAGTGAg TCTGAGGTTGGAGCCAAACGTCAGAAGCTGGATGAGACCGTCTATCTATCCACGGCCGTGATGACGGTCTCCGCCAAGTCAAGCATCAGAAGAAGCACAAGGCACAGGAAACTGCGTGGGGAGAAAGCCCTCATTGTCTCTGCCAACCAGACACTCAAAGAGCTAAAGATCCAG ATTATGCATGCATTCTCTGTTGCTCCGTTTGACCAAAACCTGTCCATAGAAGGACGCTGTTTAACGGACGACTCTGCCACTCTAGGAAGTCTCGGAGTCATCCCAGAAAGCATCATATGCCTTAAG GCTGATGAACCAATTGCTGATTATGCTGCAATGGATGATGTTTATCAAG TCTGTATGCCTGAGGAAGGATTTAAAG GCACTGGGCTGTTAGGACACTGA
- the LOC127427715 gene encoding ubiquitin carboxyl-terminal hydrolase 48-like isoform X2 yields the protein MAPRLQLEKAAWRWAETVKPEDITHEHIEIAYRIAVPACKRGACRRNCKGNPNCLVGIGEQSWLGEIDENAFHNIDDPNSERRDKNTFVGLTNLGATCYVNTFLQVWFHNLELRRALYIFQNSRAEGHNTDSNYEPRTICEHLQYLFALLQNSNRRYIDPSGLVKALGLDTGQQQDAQEFSKLFLSLLEDTLSKQKDPNLQNVIQQQFCGQFSYVTVCNKCGRESPLPSRFYELELNIQGHKNLTECITEFLKEEKLDGDNCYFCESCQSKQNATRRIKLQSLPRTLNFQLMRFVFDRQSGHKKKLNTFISFPEVLDMGPFLEGKEEKCMYELSAVLIHRGVSAYSGHYIAHVRDAHTNDWYKFNDEEIEKMEGKKLQLGIEEDIAETAKSQTRKPKCSKGYHCSRNAYMLVYKRQTEEGDQTETTVEVPAFLQQLVDQDNKKFEEWCNEMADMRKQSVDKGKAKHEEVKELYELLPAEDDQSYEFVPLEWLKKWLDDSTAIKEIDNSHFLCSHGKLHPDKIGETKRISLKAAQVLFNRYGGGPRLDRSSLCRECVAQRCRVLRLKNQLNEDYREVTNLSKASLKSDESGFWIGKASLRSWRQLALDQLEEDEEETKHNNSKVNGEKTNSPAAKDGGKGDKEEGDGEEMKNFNEDILCHHGGLSILESERRLVSTEVWNKLRMYFPRAPEFTHHHEPCQQCMRLEREGKENEALNRMMASEQRSSLLNLFQEKNRPTLQKWPQDTEVLYIVPLYFVDEWRKFIRRPAKSNPVSSVGNSILLCPHGGFMFTYDSMLHGDAQHIALLWPAEWDLISRMFLVDQAISICRIHDRTQDNGNVQYKTQPDLCRECREGFIFQQQRDMREYAQATVYIRKVIDKKTMIKESAPEFSVSGSDVEDERDEPKIDGEKDPDFSESEVGAKRQKLDETVYLSTAVMTVSAKSSIRRSTRHRKLRGEKALIVSANQTLKELKIQIMHAFSVAPFDQNLSIEGRCLTDDSATLGSLGVIPESIICLKADEPIADYAAMDDVYQVCMPEEGFKGTGLLGH from the exons ATGGCACCTCGATTGCAGCTGGAAAAAGCTGCTTGGCGTTGGGCAGAGACAGTCAAACCTGAGGAcatcacacatgaacacattgAAATAGCATATAGAATTGCAGTGCCAGCGTGCAAGAGAGGGGCATGCAG GAGGAACTGTAAAGGGAATCCAAACTGTCTAGTTGGTATTGGGGAACAGTCCTGGTTGGGTGAAATTGATGAAAATGCCTTCCACAACATCGATGACCCAAATTCAGAGAGACGAGATAAG AACACATTTGTAGGCCTGACGAATCTTGGGGCGACTTGTTATGTGAACACTTTCCTCCAGGTGTGGTTCCACAATCTTGAGCTCCGCAGAGCCCTTTATATTTTTCAGAATTCCAGAGCAGAAGGGCACAACACAGATTCAA ATTATGAGCCAAGGACGATATGTGAACATCTACAGTATCTGTTTGCATTACTACAGAACAGCAACAGACGATATATCGACCCCTCTGGGCTGGTGAAGGCTCTTGGGCTCGACACAGGGCAACAGCAG GATGCTCAGGAATTCTCCAAACTATTCCTTTCACTTCTAGAGGACACACTATCAAAGCAGAAAGACCCAAACCTCCAAAATGTCATccagcagcagttctgtggacagttTTCATATGTTACAGT ATGCAACAAGTGTGGACGTGAGTCTCCACTACCATCTCGATTTTATGAACTGGAACTGAACATTCAAGGACACAAAAATCTCACAGAGTGCATCACAGAGTTTCTGAAG GAGGAAAAGCTAGATGGTGATAATTGTTACTTTTGTGAGAGCTGTCAGAGTAAACAGAATGCCACACGGCGAATCAAGCTCCAGAGTCTTCCCCGCACACTCAACTTTCAGCTCATGCGCTTTGTTTTTGATAG GCAAAGTGGGCACAAGAAGAAGCTGAACACCTTCATTAGTTTTCCAGAAGTTCTTGACATGGGACCGTTTTTGGAAGGAAAAG AGGAGAAGTGCATGTATGAGCTCAGTGCAGTGTTGATTCACCGTGGCGTGAGCGCGTACTCTGGCCACTACATTGCTCATGTTAGAGACGCTCATACCAACGACTGGTACAAATTCAACGATGAGGAGATCGAAAAAATGGAGGGCAAGAAACTACAGTTGGGCATTGAGGAAGACATTG ctGAAACTGCCAAATCCCAAACCCGAAAGCCAAAATGTAGCAAAGGCTATCACTGCTCGAGGAACGCTTATATGTTAGTGTACAAACGTCAGACAGAGGAAGGTGATCAAACGGAAACAACCGTTGAAGTACCAG CTTTTCTACAGCAGCTGGTGGACCAGGACAACAAGAAGTTTGAGGAATGGTGCAATGAAATGGCAGACATGCGAAAACAGAGCGTTGACAAAGGCAAAGCCAAACATGAGGAGGTGAAGGAGCTCTACGAATTGTTACCCGCTGAGGACG acCAGTCTTATGAGTTTGTGCCTCTGGAATGGCTGAAGAAATGGCTTGATGACTCCACGGCCATCAAGGAAATTGACAACAGCCATTTCCTGTGTTCCCATGGCAAACTGCACCCAGACAAGATCGGTGAGACCAAAAGAATATCCCTGAAGGCTGCCCAGGTCCTCTTCAACCGTTATGGAGGAGGTCCCAGACTAGACC GGTCCTCTCTCTGCCGAGAATGTGTTGCTCAGCGATGTCGAGTGCTCAGACTGAAAAACCAACTGAATGAAGATTACAGAGAGGTCACAAATCTTTCCAAAGCCTCTTTGAAAAG TGATGAGTCGGGATTCTGGATCGGGAAGGCCTCTCTAAGAAGTTGGAGGCAGTTGGCATTAGACCAGCTGGAGGAGGATGAGGAAGAAACCAAACACAATAACAGCAAAGTTAATGGAGAGAAAACCAACAGCCCAGCAGCTAAAG ATGGAGGTAAAGGAGATAAGGAAGAAGGGGATGGTGAAGAGATGAAAAATTTTAATGAAGACATTCTCTGTCATCACg GTGGTTTGAGTATACTCGAGTCTGAAAGGCGCCTGGTTTCTACTGAAGTGTGGAATAAACTGCGAATGTATTTCCCCAGAGCTCCAGAGTTCACACACCACCACGAGCCCTGTCAACAGTGcatg AGGTTGGAAAGAGAAGGTAAAGAGAATGAGGCTCTGAACAGAATGATGGCCAGTGAGCAGAGGAGCTCACTGCTAAACCTCTTCCAGGAGAAGAACCGGCCCACACTGCAGAAATGGCCACAG GACACAGAAGTTCTGTACATTGTGCCACTTTACTTCGTGGATGAATGGAGGAAATTTATCAG GAGGCCAGCAAAGAGCAACCCAGTGTCCAGTGTAGGGAACAGTATCCTGCTTTGTCCTCATGGAGGCTTCATGTTCACTTATGACTCCATGCTGCATGGTGATGCCCAACA TATAGCTCTTCTCTGGCCTGCTGAATGGGATTTGATCAGCAGAATGTTTCTTGTGGACCAGGCCATCTCCATATGTAGGATTCATGACAGAACTCAAGACAATGGCAATGTGCAATACAAGACTCAGCCAG ATTTGTGTCGAGAATGCAGAGAGGGCTTCATATTCCAGCAACAGAGGGATATGCGGGAGTATGCACAGGCCACGGTTTACATTAGAAAAGTCATTGACAAGAAAACG ATGATTAAGGAATCTGCCCCTGAGTTCAGTGTGAGTGGGTCAGATGTTGAGGATGAAAGAGACGAGCCAAAGATTGATGGAGAGAAAGATCCAGACTTCAGTGAg TCTGAGGTTGGAGCCAAACGTCAGAAGCTGGATGAGACCGTCTATCTATCCACGGCCGTGATGACGGTCTCCGCCAAGTCAAGCATCAGAAGAAGCACAAGGCACAGGAAACTGCGTGGGGAGAAAGCCCTCATTGTCTCTGCCAACCAGACACTCAAAGAGCTAAAGATCCAG ATTATGCATGCATTCTCTGTTGCTCCGTTTGACCAAAACCTGTCCATAGAAGGACGCTGTTTAACGGACGACTCTGCCACTCTAGGAAGTCTCGGAGTCATCCCAGAAAGCATCATATGCCTTAAG GCTGATGAACCAATTGCTGATTATGCTGCAATGGATGATGTTTATCAAG TCTGTATGCCTGAGGAAGGATTTAAAG GCACTGGGCTGTTAGGACACTGA
- the LOC127427715 gene encoding ubiquitin carboxyl-terminal hydrolase 48-like isoform X1, with the protein MAPRLQLEKAAWRWAETVKPEDITHEHIEIAYRIAVPACKRGACRRNCKGNPNCLVGIGEQSWLGEIDENAFHNIDDPNSERRDKNTFVGLTNLGATCYVNTFLQVWFHNLELRRALYIFQNSRAEGHNTDSNYEPRTICEHLQYLFALLQNSNRRYIDPSGLVKALGLDTGQQQDAQEFSKLFLSLLEDTLSKQKDPNLQNVIQQQFCGQFSYVTVCNKCGRESPLPSRFYELELNIQGHKNLTECITEFLKEEKLDGDNCYFCESCQSKQNATRRIKLQSLPRTLNFQLMRFVFDRQSGHKKKLNTFISFPEVLDMGPFLEGKEEKCMYELSAVLIHRGVSAYSGHYIAHVRDAHTNDWYKFNDEEIEKMEGKKLQLGIEEDIAETAKSQTRKPKCSKGYHCSRNAYMLVYKRQTEEGDQTETTVEVPAFLQQLVDQDNKKFEEWCNEMADMRKQSVDKGKAKHEEVKELYELLPAEDDQSYEFVPLEWLKKWLDDSTAIKEIDNSHFLCSHGKLHPDKIGETKRISLKAAQVLFNRYGGGPRLDRSSLCRECVAQRCRVLRLKNQLNEDYREVTNLSKASLKSDESGFWIGKASLRSWRQLALDQLEEDEEETKHNNSKVNGEKTNSPAAKADGGKGDKEEGDGEEMKNFNEDILCHHGGLSILESERRLVSTEVWNKLRMYFPRAPEFTHHHEPCQQCMRLEREGKENEALNRMMASEQRSSLLNLFQEKNRPTLQKWPQDTEVLYIVPLYFVDEWRKFIRRPAKSNPVSSVGNSILLCPHGGFMFTYDSMLHGDAQHIALLWPAEWDLISRMFLVDQAISICRIHDRTQDNGNVQYKTQPDLCRECREGFIFQQQRDMREYAQATVYIRKVIDKKTMIKESAPEFSVSGSDVEDERDEPKIDGEKDPDFSESEVGAKRQKLDETVYLSTAVMTVSAKSSIRRSTRHRKLRGEKALIVSANQTLKELKIQIMHAFSVAPFDQNLSIEGRCLTDDSATLGSLGVIPESIICLKADEPIADYAAMDDVYQVCMPEEGFKGTGLLGH; encoded by the exons ATGGCACCTCGATTGCAGCTGGAAAAAGCTGCTTGGCGTTGGGCAGAGACAGTCAAACCTGAGGAcatcacacatgaacacattgAAATAGCATATAGAATTGCAGTGCCAGCGTGCAAGAGAGGGGCATGCAG GAGGAACTGTAAAGGGAATCCAAACTGTCTAGTTGGTATTGGGGAACAGTCCTGGTTGGGTGAAATTGATGAAAATGCCTTCCACAACATCGATGACCCAAATTCAGAGAGACGAGATAAG AACACATTTGTAGGCCTGACGAATCTTGGGGCGACTTGTTATGTGAACACTTTCCTCCAGGTGTGGTTCCACAATCTTGAGCTCCGCAGAGCCCTTTATATTTTTCAGAATTCCAGAGCAGAAGGGCACAACACAGATTCAA ATTATGAGCCAAGGACGATATGTGAACATCTACAGTATCTGTTTGCATTACTACAGAACAGCAACAGACGATATATCGACCCCTCTGGGCTGGTGAAGGCTCTTGGGCTCGACACAGGGCAACAGCAG GATGCTCAGGAATTCTCCAAACTATTCCTTTCACTTCTAGAGGACACACTATCAAAGCAGAAAGACCCAAACCTCCAAAATGTCATccagcagcagttctgtggacagttTTCATATGTTACAGT ATGCAACAAGTGTGGACGTGAGTCTCCACTACCATCTCGATTTTATGAACTGGAACTGAACATTCAAGGACACAAAAATCTCACAGAGTGCATCACAGAGTTTCTGAAG GAGGAAAAGCTAGATGGTGATAATTGTTACTTTTGTGAGAGCTGTCAGAGTAAACAGAATGCCACACGGCGAATCAAGCTCCAGAGTCTTCCCCGCACACTCAACTTTCAGCTCATGCGCTTTGTTTTTGATAG GCAAAGTGGGCACAAGAAGAAGCTGAACACCTTCATTAGTTTTCCAGAAGTTCTTGACATGGGACCGTTTTTGGAAGGAAAAG AGGAGAAGTGCATGTATGAGCTCAGTGCAGTGTTGATTCACCGTGGCGTGAGCGCGTACTCTGGCCACTACATTGCTCATGTTAGAGACGCTCATACCAACGACTGGTACAAATTCAACGATGAGGAGATCGAAAAAATGGAGGGCAAGAAACTACAGTTGGGCATTGAGGAAGACATTG ctGAAACTGCCAAATCCCAAACCCGAAAGCCAAAATGTAGCAAAGGCTATCACTGCTCGAGGAACGCTTATATGTTAGTGTACAAACGTCAGACAGAGGAAGGTGATCAAACGGAAACAACCGTTGAAGTACCAG CTTTTCTACAGCAGCTGGTGGACCAGGACAACAAGAAGTTTGAGGAATGGTGCAATGAAATGGCAGACATGCGAAAACAGAGCGTTGACAAAGGCAAAGCCAAACATGAGGAGGTGAAGGAGCTCTACGAATTGTTACCCGCTGAGGACG acCAGTCTTATGAGTTTGTGCCTCTGGAATGGCTGAAGAAATGGCTTGATGACTCCACGGCCATCAAGGAAATTGACAACAGCCATTTCCTGTGTTCCCATGGCAAACTGCACCCAGACAAGATCGGTGAGACCAAAAGAATATCCCTGAAGGCTGCCCAGGTCCTCTTCAACCGTTATGGAGGAGGTCCCAGACTAGACC GGTCCTCTCTCTGCCGAGAATGTGTTGCTCAGCGATGTCGAGTGCTCAGACTGAAAAACCAACTGAATGAAGATTACAGAGAGGTCACAAATCTTTCCAAAGCCTCTTTGAAAAG TGATGAGTCGGGATTCTGGATCGGGAAGGCCTCTCTAAGAAGTTGGAGGCAGTTGGCATTAGACCAGCTGGAGGAGGATGAGGAAGAAACCAAACACAATAACAGCAAAGTTAATGGAGAGAAAACCAACAGCCCAGCAGCTAAAG CAGATGGAGGTAAAGGAGATAAGGAAGAAGGGGATGGTGAAGAGATGAAAAATTTTAATGAAGACATTCTCTGTCATCACg GTGGTTTGAGTATACTCGAGTCTGAAAGGCGCCTGGTTTCTACTGAAGTGTGGAATAAACTGCGAATGTATTTCCCCAGAGCTCCAGAGTTCACACACCACCACGAGCCCTGTCAACAGTGcatg AGGTTGGAAAGAGAAGGTAAAGAGAATGAGGCTCTGAACAGAATGATGGCCAGTGAGCAGAGGAGCTCACTGCTAAACCTCTTCCAGGAGAAGAACCGGCCCACACTGCAGAAATGGCCACAG GACACAGAAGTTCTGTACATTGTGCCACTTTACTTCGTGGATGAATGGAGGAAATTTATCAG GAGGCCAGCAAAGAGCAACCCAGTGTCCAGTGTAGGGAACAGTATCCTGCTTTGTCCTCATGGAGGCTTCATGTTCACTTATGACTCCATGCTGCATGGTGATGCCCAACA TATAGCTCTTCTCTGGCCTGCTGAATGGGATTTGATCAGCAGAATGTTTCTTGTGGACCAGGCCATCTCCATATGTAGGATTCATGACAGAACTCAAGACAATGGCAATGTGCAATACAAGACTCAGCCAG ATTTGTGTCGAGAATGCAGAGAGGGCTTCATATTCCAGCAACAGAGGGATATGCGGGAGTATGCACAGGCCACGGTTTACATTAGAAAAGTCATTGACAAGAAAACG ATGATTAAGGAATCTGCCCCTGAGTTCAGTGTGAGTGGGTCAGATGTTGAGGATGAAAGAGACGAGCCAAAGATTGATGGAGAGAAAGATCCAGACTTCAGTGAg TCTGAGGTTGGAGCCAAACGTCAGAAGCTGGATGAGACCGTCTATCTATCCACGGCCGTGATGACGGTCTCCGCCAAGTCAAGCATCAGAAGAAGCACAAGGCACAGGAAACTGCGTGGGGAGAAAGCCCTCATTGTCTCTGCCAACCAGACACTCAAAGAGCTAAAGATCCAG ATTATGCATGCATTCTCTGTTGCTCCGTTTGACCAAAACCTGTCCATAGAAGGACGCTGTTTAACGGACGACTCTGCCACTCTAGGAAGTCTCGGAGTCATCCCAGAAAGCATCATATGCCTTAAG GCTGATGAACCAATTGCTGATTATGCTGCAATGGATGATGTTTATCAAG TCTGTATGCCTGAGGAAGGATTTAAAG GCACTGGGCTGTTAGGACACTGA